Genomic window (Desulforapulum autotrophicum HRM2):
GGTCCCGTCGAATCTGATTTCGTATCAGTCCCCGTATCATGCCATTAAAAAGCCCCGAGCTGGCAGGGCCGGATGCGCAACCCCTTGAACTCACAGGCTGAAGATACTTCAACCCGCTTGAGCTTGAGTTCCTTTGCAATGCGCCAGCAGTCATAGCAGGCAATTCTGCCGTTATCTGCAGCCTGATCCAGCAGATTTTCAAGATCCTCTGGAATGGCATCTACCGGCTGAATCAGCTTAACCCCCTTGCCATAGCCGAACAGGCCAAGGGAGCAGCGGATCAGCCTCAGTTCCAGAAGATCTGCCTGGGCACCTGCCTCGGCTGGTGTGATTCCGAGTTTCTTTGCAACCCCGTGCAATGCAGCGCAGGTGATCTGATCCTGCTTGGCCTCTGCTTCAAGCAGTGCCCTCACCTCGGGATTAATTTCGATATTTGAATGTTTTTTTGCGTAATGTCCCCGGTCTAAATGTGTCATATCTGTCTTCCATGGGTTGATTTAAAGGTTCGGTCTAAGGTATAAATCGGTATGGCAGAAGCACGGTATCTGCCCTGGCCACAACAAATGATAAAACGCCTCTGTTTGCAATGCCTCGGTAAGCGTTTTATAATAAATCTATTAAATAACACTGAAATTGTGAAAAAAAAAGGAAAAACAATGGGCCTGACCGAAGATATCCTGAGCAAGAAATTTCATATGATCTATATTGTCTCGTGTGGGGAGGGGATCAATGCCTACCACCTGATCCAGAGCGTTCTTGTTCAGTTCCCCGGGAACGACATCACCGTTGTAAAGGTCCCCCACATCAGGACCGAATCCCAGGTCGAGGATATTATTGAAAAGGCCAAGGCAACGGACAGCCTCATTGTTCATACCATTGTTAATCGAGACCTGAGGCATTTTCTGACCTTCAGGGGGATGGCCCAGGAGATTGGCACCATTGACCTCATGGGGCCAGTACTCTCCAAGATCGAGAGTTTTCTCGATGATGCCCCCCTTGAGCAGCCCGGGCTATACCGGAAGATCCATCATGTGGATCTTGCCCAGGTGACGGCCATCGAGTTTGCCCTTGCCCATGATGACGGCATGAACCATGAGGACCTTGCAGAGGCTGAGATTGTTATGGTCGGGCTCTCCCGGGCCGGGAAGACCCCCCTTTCCATGTATATGGCAGTGATGGGCTGGAAGGTTGCCAATGTGCCCCTGGTGATCGGAGTGCCCATGCCCGAGGTGCTCAAACGCATCGATCGAAGACGTATCATTGCCCTTAACATCAACCTTGACCAGCTCAAGGCCCATCGAAAGATGCGTCAGGATAACCTTGGCACTTCGGACATGTACGCCTATACCTCAAAAAAAGATATTTCCCTGGAGATCGAGGCTGCCAGGCGCTACTACCTTACCCAGGGGTATTCCATGATAGATGTAAGCAACAAGCCCATTGAGACGAGCGCCGAGGAGATCATTGAGATGATCACACGCCGATTCAAGGCCGAAGCCCACAAACGGTGAGTTTCAGATTGTAAATCAGATGAAGAGATCTGAACATACCGATAATATCAAAGACCGCCGGGGCGGTGCTGATCTTCTGGCAAGGGCCCTGGCTGTTTTTAATGTGCTCGCCTGGGCTGTGATGGTGCTTATCCTGGTTGTTGCTGAGCGGGCCAAGCCACAGTTTGAGAGCTTTTTTGACAGGTGCTATCACCTTGATATCAGGACCTGCTGGGACCTTGAGTTTGTCCATTACCTTTTGTGGATCACCATGGCTGGCATTGTTGCCAGCAGCCTGGGTCTGATCCTTGGGGTTGTCAGGGCAAGAAGACGAACCGATTCAAGCCGTTTCGGGCTTGTGGTCATGGGGCTTTTGTCATTTGCCGGTATCTGCAGCATTCTTCTCTTTCTGGTATAGGCTTCCAGTAACGCGCATTTAATACGATTTAAAAATCCTATCCATATTTTGGAAAATTTTAGTCTGATCAGAAGCCTTAACTCCTTTTCGTGATTCAAGTTGTCTTTGTTTGCTGTCGATGGATGTGAAATATGGGGTTTGCAACACCAATAATGACGACAATTCAAGTCTGACCCCATGGATTCAAAGATGGAGAAATCAATATGAAAAGGATTCTGACCATAATTGTTGTTTGTCTGTTTGCTGGTTGCCTGCTGTTCCTTGCTGAAAGCAGGGCAACAGCCAGAGATTATATGGTGGACGTTGTTTCGGAAAATTACCGGGAGCAGGCAGTTGATGATGGTAACAGTCGACGTGTCTTTCATACCATCCAGGTTAACTCTGATCTGGGATCCAGGCTGCTGATCCTTGAGGGGGATGATTTTCAGTACAGAAGCTGGCTCAGGGCATGGCTGAGCCGTACGAATCGGCTTCTGGTGCGGGTGCCTGAAGCAGATGACGATGCCTTCAGGATGTCAAAGGCCCAGGCCATTGACGTGACCCGGATCTATCCCATTGACGGCAAACAATGGCAATCCCCCGGGATCAATGCCGAACCCGGTCCTGCATTTACAGGCAAACGCCACGTTCTGATTGTGGATGCCAACGAAAAAAGAAGGGAACTGATTGATCTTATTGTCAGGGATTTAGGATTTCCTGTGACCATTTGCAGCAATGACACGGATGCGCTTTTAATGTTTCGCATGCAGCCGGATAAGTTTTGCATGGTCATTACCACCCTTTCTGGCATCAGCGGCACCCAGCTTGTCAGGAATATTCTTCACAGGGTGCCTGCCCTGCCTGTCATTATAGGAACACCCTATGGTGATACGACCAAGGAAAAAAATGCAGCAGCGCGTTTTGCAGGGGCTGATTCCGTGGTGGTCAAACCCGTTGTTCTCCGGGAGCTTCCCAAGACAATCCTGACCTTGCTAAAGGAACGGGCATGAATTTCATATTGCATTCACTGTTTAGAAGAATCGTCATGGCCATGGTCGTTGTCTTCATGGCATCCAGTCTCTGGGCTGCTGAGATTTCGGAGTATGAGCGCACCCGCATGTGTTTTACCAATTTTATCCGTTGCGAGTTGACCCGCACCGGCGCAGTCAGTCCTTTTAACGGTAAGCCCTTTGAGATCACCATGATCAACCTGTTTGACGCCGTTCACGAGGGGGATCTTTTGATTGTCACGGGCGCTGTTGATTGTTTTGTGGACAACAAACACGAACATCTTTATACTGCCGTGGGTATCAGGAAACTCATGGGGCAAGAAAAGGTCGGATTCTTTGTCGTCAAAAAACAGGATTTCACCATCCTTGCCCCTGAACTCATGCGTTATCCCTACAAGGAGCGCTGTGACTGGACTCAGTACTGGATAGATATTGATTGATTCCGTAAACAGCTACAATTCCTTATGGGGTTTAGGATGCCAGTACTGAATTGATAGTGATTGACTCCTCTAATGGCTCATTTTTGTCAGAGGGGGGCTTATTTTTGTAAACAAGTAAGAACTAAAATGATAAATTATGTAAAAAAGGTTATATTCTTTAGTGAATTAAGATATTTTATATATAGAAATTATTTATAATTAAACAGCCCTTTCTTATATCCTTTCAGAAGGTTGAACACAATAAACATCCTTTTTGTTTTTACAATTAAATCATTGGCATTAAAATTGCTTTATATCCACTCATTGGTTTCAACAACGGTTATCGGAATATGGATATCTGTTGA
Coding sequences:
- a CDS encoding pyruvate, water dikinase regulatory protein, whose translation is MKKKGKTMGLTEDILSKKFHMIYIVSCGEGINAYHLIQSVLVQFPGNDITVVKVPHIRTESQVEDIIEKAKATDSLIVHTIVNRDLRHFLTFRGMAQEIGTIDLMGPVLSKIESFLDDAPLEQPGLYRKIHHVDLAQVTAIEFALAHDDGMNHEDLAEAEIVMVGLSRAGKTPLSMYMAVMGWKVANVPLVIGVPMPEVLKRIDRRRIIALNINLDQLKAHRKMRQDNLGTSDMYAYTSKKDISLEIEAARRYYLTQGYSMIDVSNKPIETSAEEIIEMITRRFKAEAHKR
- a CDS encoding response regulator, with the protein product MKRILTIIVVCLFAGCLLFLAESRATARDYMVDVVSENYREQAVDDGNSRRVFHTIQVNSDLGSRLLILEGDDFQYRSWLRAWLSRTNRLLVRVPEADDDAFRMSKAQAIDVTRIYPIDGKQWQSPGINAEPGPAFTGKRHVLIVDANEKRRELIDLIVRDLGFPVTICSNDTDALLMFRMQPDKFCMVITTLSGISGTQLVRNILHRVPALPVIIGTPYGDTTKEKNAAARFAGADSVVVKPVVLRELPKTILTLLKERA